A window of the Equus asinus isolate D_3611 breed Donkey chromosome 20, EquAss-T2T_v2, whole genome shotgun sequence genome harbors these coding sequences:
- the LOC106831714 gene encoding olfactory receptor 52B4-like, producing the protein MATPNHTGTSHSLFILLGIPGLEDQHTWISLPFFISYLVAVLGNSLLVFIIITERSLHEPMYLFLCMLAVADLILSTTTVPKALAIFWFQAGEISLDGCVTQIFFIHATFIAESGILLAMAFDRYVAICDPLHYSTVLSHTVIIKVGLAVVLRSFSVILPDVFLVKRLPFCRSNVLPHTYCEHMAVAKFACADIRVNVWYGLSVLLSTVVLDALLILVSYTLILNAVFRLPSRGARQKALGTCGSHLGVISMFYLPGIFTIITQRFGQHVPLHTHILLANVCMLAPPMLNPIIYGVKTRQIRERVVSTLSSYWKHC; encoded by the coding sequence ATGGCAACCCCCAACCACACTGGTACCAGTCACTCGCTCTTCATTCTTCTGGGCATTCCTGGCCTGGAAGACCAGCATACATGGATCTCTCTCCCATTCTTTATTTCCTACCTTGTTGCTGTCCTTGGGAATAGCCTCCTTgtcttcatcatcatcactgaACGCAGCCTCCATGAACCCATGTACCTCTTTCTCTGCATGCTGGCTGTGGCTGACCTGATCCTGTCTACTACCACTGTGCCCAAAGCCCTGGCCATATTCTGGTTCCAAGCTGGGGAGATCTCCCTTGATGGCTGTGTCACCCAAATCTTCTTCATCCATGCCACCTTCATTGCTGAATCAGGGATTCTGTTGGCCATGGCAtttgaccgctatgtggccatctgtgaCCCACTGCACTATAGCACAGTGCTCAGTCATACAGTAATCATAAAAGTTGGCTTGGCTGTGGTCCTGAGAAGCTTCTCTGTGATACTCCCAGATGTGTTCTTGGTGAAGAGACTGCCTTTCTGCCGTAGCAATGTGCTACCACATACCTACTGTGAGCACATGGCTGTTGCCAAGTTTGCTTGTGCTGATATTCGTGTCAATGTCTGGTATGGCTTGTCTGTCCTTCTCTCTACTGTAGTGCTAGATGCCCTGCTCATCTTGGTTTCCTACACCCTCATCCTCAATGCAGTCTTCCGCCTTCCATCCCGAGGAGCTCGGCAAAAGGCCCTGGGCACGTGTGGCTCCCACCTTGGGGTCATTTCCATGTTCTACTTGCCTGGCATTTTTACTATAATTACCCAGCGGTTTGGGCAACATGTTCCTCTCCATActcacattctattggccaaTGTCTGCATGTTAGCCCCCCCCATGCTGAACCCCATCATTTATGGGGTCAAGACCAGGCAGATTCGAGAACGTGTGGTGAGTACTTTGTCTTCATATTGGAAACACTGCTGA